Proteins encoded in a region of the Bacillus sp. T3 genome:
- a CDS encoding thiamine phosphate synthase produces the protein MLFNIPNVQLPGHGLPVALVKNMYPLLTVGRSVHSFEEAKQAEIDGADYVVYGHCFETNCKRGKPANGLTLLEEMVKKLCIPVYGIGGITPERVGLMQKAGAAGVAMMSGIFSSIAPADTARHLFEKVRRVSDENKF, from the coding sequence TTGCTGTTTAACATTCCAAACGTCCAGCTCCCAGGTCATGGGCTTCCAGTGGCGCTCGTTAAAAATATGTATCCACTTTTAACCGTCGGACGATCTGTTCATTCGTTTGAAGAAGCGAAACAGGCAGAAATCGATGGTGCAGATTACGTTGTTTATGGTCACTGCTTTGAAACGAATTGTAAGCGTGGTAAACCAGCCAATGGCTTAACGTTACTGGAGGAGATGGTCAAGAAGCTTTGTATTCCGGTTTATGGAATTGGCGGGATTACACCAGAGCGGGTTGGGCTAATGCAGAAAGCAGGTGCAGCGGGTGTGGCGATGATGTCTGGCATTTTTTCAAGCATTGCTCCAGCCGATACTGCACGACATTTATTTGAAAAAGTAAGGAGAGTTAGCGATGAAAACAAGTTTTGA
- the thiO gene encoding glycine oxidase ThiO — protein MKTSFDVAVIGGGIIGASIAYHLAKENMDVAVFEADRIGRKATGAAAGMLGAHSEADDLELFYPFARESQLAYASLEKEVHELCGLDFEVKEGGIYKLAYSQLEKQALSGALSLPTVDWVDAAEVHKAIPEVSETIIGAAYIQDDVNLIPNSVARGFCRSVQVLGGSIYEYTKVEGIERCGTGYEISTTRGKFHTQYVVVASGVWSSPFFKQAGFDHQLYPIKGEIISVKSDQLALKATIFHNGSYIVPRRDGTFVIGATMVANDWSEQCTIGGIEALITKAKLMLPGVTDMRLHDFWAGLRPQTFDTLPFIGKHPDHDGLIFATGHSRNGILLAPVTGMMVRDLLLGREVNPKWVEAFKLERSESVYA, from the coding sequence ATGAAAACAAGTTTTGATGTAGCGGTAATTGGTGGTGGCATTATTGGAGCGTCCATCGCCTACCATCTTGCCAAGGAAAATATGGATGTAGCTGTATTTGAAGCTGATCGGATTGGCAGAAAGGCGACCGGAGCAGCAGCCGGAATGCTTGGCGCTCACTCTGAAGCGGATGATCTTGAGCTCTTCTACCCGTTTGCCCGAGAAAGCCAACTGGCCTATGCAAGTCTAGAGAAAGAGGTTCACGAGCTTTGTGGGCTTGATTTTGAGGTAAAAGAAGGCGGAATTTATAAATTAGCCTATTCTCAATTGGAAAAACAAGCGCTCAGTGGGGCTCTTTCACTGCCAACGGTGGATTGGGTTGATGCTGCCGAAGTACATAAAGCAATACCAGAGGTCAGTGAAACGATTATCGGGGCCGCCTACATTCAGGATGATGTTAATTTGATTCCTAATTCAGTTGCGCGCGGATTTTGCCGTAGTGTTCAAGTTCTGGGTGGTTCAATCTATGAGTATACGAAGGTCGAGGGGATCGAGCGTTGTGGCACCGGTTACGAGATTAGCACAACAAGAGGAAAGTTTCATACACAGTATGTCGTCGTCGCTAGTGGTGTATGGAGCAGCCCATTCTTTAAGCAGGCTGGATTTGATCATCAGCTTTACCCAATCAAGGGGGAGATTATCTCAGTTAAGAGTGATCAGCTGGCGCTTAAAGCGACGATTTTTCATAATGGCAGCTATATTGTACCGCGTCGTGATGGCACGTTTGTGATTGGGGCAACAATGGTAGCAAATGACTGGAGTGAGCAATGTACGATTGGTGGAATTGAGGCGCTTATCACCAAGGCTAAATTGATGCTGCCGGGTGTGACCGATATGCGCTTGCATGATTTTTGGGCAGGATTGCGTCCGCAGACCTTTGATACGTTGCCATTTATCGGCAAGCATCCAGACCATGACGGCTTGATTTTTGCAACAGGTCACTCTCGAAACGGTATCCTACTTGCTCCGGTTACGGGAATGATGGTCCGCGATTTACTGCTAGGCCGAGAGGTAAATCCAAAATGGGTCGAGGCGTTCAAGCTGGAACGCAGCGAATCTGTATACGCATAA
- the thiS gene encoding sulfur carrier protein ThiS, with the protein MVNETDLIKKVQLNGKIVELPEQVTTVWDLLAFYQLEDRIVVVELNKEIAVKENYRITPVVAGDVIEIIHFVGGG; encoded by the coding sequence ATGGTGAATGAAACGGATTTAATCAAAAAGGTTCAGTTAAATGGAAAGATTGTCGAGCTGCCAGAACAGGTTACGACTGTTTGGGATTTACTAGCATTCTATCAGCTCGAAGATCGAATTGTTGTCGTCGAGTTAAACAAAGAGATTGCTGTAAAAGAAAACTATCGTATCACCCCAGTTGTTGCGGGCGATGTCATTGAAATCATCCATTTTGTAGGAGGCGGTTGA
- a CDS encoding thiazole synthase, translating to MSMLKIGNQTFKSRLLLGTGKYPSFDIQKEAVEVSEAEILTFAVRRMNIFEASQPNFLEMLDLQKYKLLPNTAGAKTAEEAVRIARLAKASGLCDMIKVEVIGCDKSLLPDPVETLKASEMLLAEGFIVLPYTSDDVVLARRLEELGVHAIMPGASPIGSGRGIMNPLNLQFIIEQSSVPVIVDAGIGSPKDAAFAMELGADGVLLNTAVSGANDPVKMALAMKLAIEAGRLGFEAGRIPGKNYGVASSPLSGMVTS from the coding sequence TTGAGTATGTTGAAAATTGGAAACCAAACGTTTAAATCGAGATTGCTGCTAGGAACAGGGAAATATCCATCCTTTGATATTCAGAAGGAAGCGGTCGAGGTATCAGAAGCAGAAATCCTGACCTTTGCCGTGCGTAGAATGAATATTTTTGAAGCTTCGCAGCCTAATTTTCTCGAAATGCTAGATTTACAGAAATATAAGCTATTACCGAATACGGCTGGGGCAAAAACAGCGGAGGAAGCTGTTCGAATCGCCAGACTAGCAAAAGCATCAGGACTGTGTGACATGATCAAGGTCGAGGTCATTGGCTGTGATAAGTCGCTCTTGCCAGACCCAGTTGAAACATTAAAAGCATCAGAAATGCTTTTGGCCGAGGGCTTCATCGTCCTCCCTTATACGTCGGATGACGTAGTCCTTGCGCGACGCTTAGAGGAGCTTGGCGTTCATGCGATTATGCCTGGGGCTTCACCCATTGGTTCTGGCCGTGGCATTATGAATCCGCTCAATCTGCAATTCATCATTGAGCAGTCCTCTGTTCCCGTGATTGTCGATGCCGGAATTGGCTCACCTAAGGATGCGGCCTTTGCGATGGAGCTTGGTGCAGATGGTGTTCTGTTAAACACAGCAGTATCAGGTGCAAACGATCCTGTGAAAATGGCGCTGGCGATGAAGCTTGCAATCGAGGCTGGCCGTCTTGGTTTTGAAGCAGGCCGTATTCCTGGAAAAAATTATGGAGTTGCGAGCAGCCCTTTGTCTGGGATGGTGACATCTTGA